A stretch of Brevundimonas naejangsanensis DNA encodes these proteins:
- a CDS encoding serine hydrolase domain-containing protein yields the protein MFIVPKTAGGKPWFLGSLVAVGLISAGAGAWLVHAVAPETQAATVLQPKLPKRPPVQVVEELPQLKARLDHLAERKQFMGAVLVAKGDQVLFRQVYGKANYEQDQPLALDTRFRLASVSKQFTAAAVLTLQDQGKLSVDDPVCKWIDPCPDAWQPLRIHHLLSHTSGIPDLMAQAEWGRIRVTPRTPEELTQTSARYRLQFQPGTKIRYDNAAYNLAADIVAKASGMPFETYLEQAILKPLGLKDTGSDAKADAQGLAMGYGLFPGGLTPQPIANVSVVFGAGALYSTLDDMLAWNRALHRGHLLSETAYAQMVADHAPENTPKERGRPHRAYGYGLYVNNLGRQVSPAFDDRQIYHTGSWAGFRNLVLYQPEADVTVVVLSNNYHLRDQVFMISQQAMAEALGRPFPTGLHR from the coding sequence GTGTTCATCGTCCCCAAGACCGCGGGCGGAAAGCCCTGGTTCCTCGGTTCTCTCGTCGCCGTCGGCCTGATCTCGGCCGGGGCAGGCGCGTGGCTGGTCCACGCCGTCGCGCCCGAGACCCAGGCGGCCACGGTTCTGCAGCCCAAGCTGCCCAAGCGACCGCCAGTTCAGGTGGTCGAGGAGCTGCCTCAGCTGAAGGCGCGTCTGGATCACCTGGCCGAGCGCAAGCAGTTCATGGGCGCCGTCCTGGTGGCCAAAGGCGACCAGGTCCTGTTCCGCCAGGTCTACGGTAAGGCGAACTATGAGCAGGACCAGCCGCTGGCCCTGGACACCCGCTTCCGACTGGCCTCGGTGTCCAAGCAGTTCACCGCCGCCGCCGTCCTGACGCTTCAGGATCAGGGCAAGCTGTCGGTCGATGATCCGGTGTGCAAATGGATCGACCCGTGTCCCGACGCCTGGCAGCCGCTGCGCATCCATCACCTGCTGTCGCACACCTCGGGCATTCCCGACCTGATGGCCCAGGCCGAGTGGGGCCGCATCCGCGTCACCCCGCGCACGCCCGAGGAGCTGACCCAGACCTCGGCCCGCTATCGGCTGCAGTTCCAGCCGGGGACCAAGATCCGCTACGACAACGCCGCCTACAACCTGGCCGCCGATATCGTGGCCAAGGCCAGCGGCATGCCGTTCGAGACCTATCTGGAGCAGGCGATCCTCAAGCCCCTGGGTCTGAAGGACACCGGCTCGGACGCCAAGGCGGATGCGCAGGGCCTGGCCATGGGCTACGGCCTGTTCCCCGGCGGCCTGACGCCCCAGCCGATCGCCAACGTCAGCGTCGTGTTCGGCGCGGGCGCCCTTTATTCGACGCTGGACGACATGCTGGCGTGGAACCGGGCGCTGCACCGCGGCCACCTGCTCAGCGAGACGGCCTACGCCCAGATGGTCGCCGATCACGCTCCGGAGAACACGCCCAAGGAACGTGGGCGGCCGCACCGGGCCTATGGCTACGGCCTCTACGTCAACAACCTGGGCCGACAGGTCTCGCCGGCCTTTGACGACCGCCAGATCTACCACACCGGCAGCTGGGCCGGGTTCCGCAACCTGGTGCTGTATCAGCCCGAGGCGGACGTGACGGTGGTGGTCCTGTCCAACAACTACCACCTGCGCGATCAGGTCTTCATGATCAGCCAGCAGGCCATGGCCGAGGCCCTGGGCCGCCCGTTCCCGACCGGTCTGCATCGGTAA
- the era gene encoding GTPase Era, with product MTETTQPTGHDDTNGQHAGFAAIIGAPNAGKSTLVNRLTGSKVSIVTQKVQTTRFPVRGIAIEGDAQIVLVDTPGVFTPRRRLDRAMVASAWAGAQDADVVVHLVDAQSHIAAEGKEGTAADRRSAEDTETIIANLKATDTKVILALNKIDGMRRDTLLALSQRLFETGVYSEVFMISAETGDGVDDLKKRLAQAMPEGPWLYPEDQSADVPLRVLAAEITREKVYLRVHEELPYSAAVETTSFEERADGSARIEQTIYVERESQRPIVLGKGGQTLKWIGQKAREELIEIFGRPVHLFLTVKVDPKWQDSKALYAQFGLEFDV from the coding sequence TTGACCGAGACCACCCAACCCACCGGCCACGACGACACCAACGGCCAGCACGCGGGCTTCGCCGCCATCATCGGCGCGCCCAATGCGGGCAAGTCGACGCTGGTGAACCGGTTGACGGGCTCCAAGGTCTCGATCGTCACCCAGAAGGTCCAGACCACGCGCTTCCCCGTGCGCGGCATCGCCATCGAGGGCGACGCCCAGATCGTGCTGGTGGACACGCCCGGCGTCTTCACGCCGCGCCGCCGCCTGGACCGCGCCATGGTCGCCTCGGCCTGGGCCGGGGCGCAGGACGCCGACGTGGTGGTCCACCTGGTCGACGCCCAGTCGCACATCGCCGCCGAGGGCAAGGAGGGCACGGCCGCCGACCGCCGCTCGGCCGAGGACACCGAGACCATCATCGCCAATCTGAAGGCGACCGACACCAAGGTCATCCTGGCCCTGAACAAAATCGACGGCATGCGCCGCGACACCCTGCTGGCCCTGTCGCAGCGCCTGTTCGAGACGGGCGTCTATTCCGAGGTCTTCATGATCTCGGCCGAGACCGGCGACGGCGTGGACGACCTGAAGAAGCGCCTGGCCCAGGCCATGCCCGAAGGGCCGTGGCTGTATCCCGAGGACCAGTCGGCGGACGTTCCCTTGCGCGTCCTGGCCGCCGAGATCACGCGCGAGAAGGTCTATCTGCGCGTCCACGAGGAACTGCCCTATTCAGCGGCGGTCGAGACCACCAGCTTCGAGGAGCGCGCTGACGGCTCGGCCCGCATCGAGCAGACCATCTATGTTGAGCGCGAGAGCCAGCGGCCCATCGTCCTGGGCAAGGGCGGCCAGACCCTGAAATGGATCGGCCAGAAGGCCCGCGAGGAGCTGATCGAGATCTTCGGCCGGCCCGTTCACTTGTTTTTGACCGTGAAGGTCGATCCCAAGTGGCAGGATTCCAAGGCATTGTACGCCCAGTTCGGCCTGGAGTTCGACGTCTAA
- the rnc gene encoding ribonuclease III, translated as MANGRTNVRAEAVAALRRRLGHDFADASLLEHALTHSSVGEGAGPQVPPDNERLEFLGDRVLGLLVADRLVRDFPAADEGQLSARLHALVDKSACARVGERLGVGDALRLSPGETKTGGRRKAGVIADAVEAVLAAVYRDGGLIAAQAVFERAWAEELAAPPAPAVTNPKSALQEWAQGQGRPLPTYEVVQRIGSDHAPTFTVEASVTGYEPARAQGRSRQEAEKAAAVALLKREGVI; from the coding sequence ATGGCGAACGGACGCACGAACGTGCGCGCCGAGGCCGTGGCGGCCCTGCGCCGCCGACTGGGACACGACTTCGCCGACGCCTCCCTGCTGGAGCACGCCCTGACGCATTCCAGCGTGGGCGAGGGGGCGGGGCCGCAGGTTCCGCCGGACAACGAACGGCTGGAGTTCCTGGGCGACCGGGTGCTGGGCCTTCTGGTCGCGGACCGGCTGGTGCGCGACTTCCCGGCGGCGGATGAGGGCCAGCTGTCGGCTCGGCTGCACGCCCTGGTGGACAAGAGCGCCTGCGCTCGCGTGGGCGAACGGCTGGGCGTCGGCGACGCCCTGCGCCTGTCGCCCGGCGAGACCAAGACCGGTGGCCGCAGAAAGGCCGGAGTCATCGCCGATGCTGTCGAGGCTGTTCTGGCGGCCGTCTATCGCGACGGCGGCCTGATCGCCGCCCAGGCCGTGTTCGAGCGCGCCTGGGCCGAAGAACTGGCCGCGCCCCCGGCGCCGGCCGTGACCAATCCCAAGTCCGCCCTGCAGGAGTGGGCGCAAGGCCAGGGCCGCCCGCTGCCGACCTATGAGGTCGTCCAGCGCATCGGTTCGGACCACGCGCCGACCTTCACGGTCGAGGCGTCGGTGACCGGCTATGAACCGGCCCGCGCCCAGGGACGTTCGCGACAGGAGGCGGAAAAGGCCGCCGCCGTCGCCCTATTGAAACGAGAAGGCGTAATTTGA
- the lepB gene encoding signal peptidase I, translated as MSDDPRVNGGAGNPALDPATSQPIWSDDGDAPFDIGDDPEALDSDKPIHAPRRYRKAKRVKKEKSASNETVEIIKTVVFALLIALVLRVLLFQPFTIPSASMEPNLYEGDYIVVSKWSYGYSKHSIPFSPPLFEGRVFGKDPARGDIVVFKLPRDDKTDYIKRVIGLPGDKVQMRANKLYINDRPVQDVVVSRSEMADMFGPRAVTQVRETLPGGRTFMTQDFGPGGDLDNTPVYEVPAGHYFMMGDNRDNSVDSRVEMSAGVGMVPAENLVGKAEIIMFSWTPGASLFNPVSWFANVRFSRFFKILD; from the coding sequence ATGAGCGACGACCCCAGGGTGAACGGCGGCGCGGGCAATCCCGCCCTTGATCCGGCGACCAGCCAGCCGATCTGGAGCGATGACGGCGACGCCCCCTTCGACATTGGGGACGACCCCGAGGCGCTCGACAGCGACAAGCCGATCCATGCGCCGCGGCGCTACAGGAAAGCCAAACGAGTGAAAAAAGAGAAGTCCGCGAGCAACGAAACGGTCGAGATCATCAAGACCGTCGTCTTCGCCCTCCTGATCGCCCTCGTCCTGCGGGTCCTGCTGTTCCAGCCCTTCACGATTCCGTCGGCCTCGATGGAGCCGAACCTGTACGAGGGTGACTACATCGTCGTGTCGAAGTGGTCGTACGGCTACTCCAAGCACTCGATCCCGTTCAGCCCGCCGCTGTTCGAGGGCCGCGTCTTCGGCAAGGACCCGGCGCGCGGCGACATCGTGGTGTTCAAGCTGCCGCGCGACGACAAGACCGACTACATCAAGCGCGTGATCGGTCTGCCGGGCGACAAGGTGCAGATGCGCGCCAACAAGCTCTACATCAACGACCGTCCGGTCCAGGACGTGGTCGTCAGCCGTTCGGAAATGGCGGACATGTTCGGACCGCGCGCCGTGACCCAGGTGCGCGAGACCCTGCCGGGCGGCCGCACCTTCATGACCCAGGACTTCGGCCCGGGCGGCGACCTGGACAATACCCCGGTCTATGAGGTCCCGGCCGGCCACTACTTCATGATGGGCGACAACCGCGACAACTCGGTCGACAGCCGCGTCGAGATGTCGGCGGGCGTGGGCATGGTCCCGGCCGAGAACCTGGTCGGCAAGGCCGAGATCATCATGTTCTCCTGGACGCCGGGCGCCTCGCTGTTCAACCCGGTCAGCTGGTTCGCCAACGTGCGCTTCAGCCGGTTCTTCAAGATCCTCGACTGA
- the acpS gene encoding holo-ACP synthase: MIVGVGADLSDIRRIQTSLDRFGERFKRRCFTDIERTRSDRKPDPAWSYAKRFAAKEACAKALGTGMRSDVYWRDMGVVNLPSGQPTLSLTGHAAEHLARLTPPGHEPRIHLSLSDEHPYALAFVVIEALPKALSEA; the protein is encoded by the coding sequence GTGATCGTCGGGGTCGGCGCCGACCTGTCGGACATCCGCCGCATCCAGACCTCGCTCGATCGGTTCGGGGAGCGTTTCAAGCGGCGCTGCTTCACCGACATCGAGCGCACGCGTTCGGACCGCAAGCCGGACCCGGCCTGGAGTTACGCCAAGCGGTTCGCCGCCAAGGAGGCCTGCGCCAAGGCCCTGGGCACCGGCATGCGATCCGACGTCTATTGGCGGGACATGGGGGTGGTGAACCTGCCCTCGGGCCAGCCGACCCTGTCCCTGACCGGCCATGCCGCCGAGCATCTGGCCCGACTGACCCCGCCCGGCCACGAGCCGCGCATCCACCTGAGCCTCAGCGACGAACACCCCTATGCCCTGGCCTTCGTGGTGATCGAGGCCTTGCCCAAGGCTCTGTCGGAGGCCTGA
- a CDS encoding pyridoxine 5'-phosphate synthase codes for MKRERVRLGVNIDHVATVRNARGGVHPDPARAAEAALAAGADGITAHLREDRRHITDADIDVLTALCRRAGKPLNFEMAVTEEMLAIALRHRPHAACLVPERREEVTTEGGLAVAGHEARIAPVVKALADAGIRVSLFIEPSEEQVEAAAAIGAQVVEFHTGRYTLLGDPAEREAEFERLAAAAAQADILGLEVHAGHGLNYATAGAVLAIPEIVELNIGHFLIGEAVFVGLDSAIRRMRAAMDEATQGATS; via the coding sequence ATGAAGCGCGAGCGGGTTCGTCTGGGCGTCAACATCGACCACGTCGCCACGGTTCGGAACGCGCGCGGCGGCGTCCATCCTGATCCAGCCCGCGCGGCCGAGGCGGCGCTGGCGGCGGGAGCGGACGGCATCACCGCCCACCTGCGCGAGGACCGCCGCCACATCACCGACGCCGACATCGACGTGCTGACGGCCCTGTGCCGTCGCGCGGGCAAGCCGTTGAACTTCGAGATGGCCGTGACCGAGGAGATGCTGGCCATCGCCCTGCGCCACCGGCCGCACGCCGCCTGCCTGGTGCCGGAGCGGCGCGAGGAGGTCACGACCGAGGGCGGCCTGGCCGTGGCCGGTCACGAGGCGCGCATCGCTCCAGTGGTGAAGGCCCTGGCCGACGCCGGAATCCGCGTCAGCCTGTTCATCGAACCGTCGGAAGAACAGGTCGAGGCCGCCGCCGCGATCGGCGCTCAGGTGGTGGAGTTCCACACCGGCCGCTACACCCTGCTGGGCGACCCGGCCGAGCGTGAAGCCGAGTTCGAGCGCCTGGCCGCCGCCGCCGCCCAGGCCGATATCCTGGGGCTGGAGGTCCACGCCGGGCATGGGCTGAACTACGCCACGGCGGGCGCCGTCCTGGCCATCCCCGAGATCGTCGAGCTGAACATCGGCCACTTCCTGATCGGCGAGGCGGTCTTCGTCGGCCTGGACTCCGCCATCCGCCGGATGCGCGCGGCCATGGACGAGGCGACGCAAGGCGCGACGTCGTGA
- the pyrE gene encoding orotate phosphoribosyltransferase produces MNTEDVLNEFRDAGALREGHFVLSSGLHSPVFLQKNLVFMDGARCERLCKALAEKIIATVGPVDAAISPAVGGIIPGYETAKHLKVRSMYVEREGGEFKLRRGFSVEPGEKVVMVEDIVTTGLSSRECIAAIQKAGGHVVAAACIVDRSGGKADVGVPLIALASMEVPAYPADALPPELAALPVEDPGSRRLSK; encoded by the coding sequence ATGAACACTGAAGACGTCCTCAACGAATTCCGCGACGCCGGCGCCCTGCGCGAAGGCCATTTCGTCCTGTCGTCCGGCCTGCACAGCCCGGTCTTCCTGCAGAAGAACCTGGTCTTCATGGACGGGGCCCGCTGCGAGCGCCTGTGCAAGGCGCTGGCGGAGAAGATCATCGCCACGGTCGGGCCGGTCGACGCGGCCATCTCGCCCGCCGTCGGCGGCATCATCCCCGGCTATGAGACGGCCAAGCACCTGAAGGTCCGCTCGATGTACGTCGAGCGCGAGGGCGGCGAGTTCAAGCTGCGCCGGGGCTTCTCGGTCGAGCCGGGCGAGAAGGTCGTCATGGTCGAGGATATCGTCACCACGGGCCTGTCTTCACGCGAGTGCATCGCCGCCATCCAGAAGGCGGGCGGCCATGTCGTCGCCGCCGCCTGCATCGTCGACCGTTCGGGCGGCAAGGCGGACGTGGGCGTGCCCCTGATCGCCCTGGCCTCTATGGAGGTTCCGGCCTATCCGGCCGACGCCCTGCCGCCGGAACTGGCGGCGCTTCCGGTCGAGGATCCGGGCAGCCGCCGGTTATCCAAGTAA
- a CDS encoding TIGR00730 family Rossman fold protein: MSPEQQKLANEAQVASPSYRLAALDQDFLLGESMRGVRFLMEYAKAEEELKAWGVRSTIVVFGSARVGADGDGRHAYWYEQARQFGRIASERGGAFRGEPGEVRDNVIATGGGPGIMQAANQGAFEAGAPSIGFNVTLPHEQFPNPWSTPELTFQFHYFAMRKMHLAMRANALVVFPGGFGTLDELFEILTLRQTDKAPPIPIVLFDEAYWRSVINFDSLIEHGMVKASDMDLFAFADDAEAVWAKLLEGGLKPGHDIK, from the coding sequence ATGTCTCCTGAACAACAGAAGCTCGCCAACGAAGCCCAGGTGGCGTCGCCCTCCTATCGCCTGGCCGCCCTGGACCAGGACTTCCTGCTGGGCGAGTCGATGCGTGGCGTGCGCTTCCTGATGGAGTACGCCAAGGCGGAGGAGGAGCTGAAGGCCTGGGGCGTGCGCTCGACCATCGTCGTCTTCGGCAGCGCCCGCGTGGGCGCCGACGGCGACGGCCGCCACGCCTATTGGTACGAGCAAGCTCGCCAGTTCGGCCGCATCGCCTCCGAACGCGGCGGCGCCTTCCGCGGCGAGCCGGGGGAGGTGCGCGACAACGTCATCGCCACGGGCGGCGGGCCGGGCATCATGCAGGCCGCCAACCAGGGCGCCTTCGAGGCCGGCGCGCCGTCGATCGGCTTCAACGTCACCTTGCCGCACGAGCAGTTTCCCAACCCGTGGTCGACGCCGGAACTGACCTTCCAGTTCCACTACTTCGCCATGCGCAAGATGCACCTGGCGATGCGGGCCAACGCCCTGGTGGTCTTTCCCGGCGGCTTCGGCACCCTGGACGAACTGTTCGAGATCCTGACCCTGCGCCAGACGGACAAGGCGCCGCCGATCCCCATCGTCCTGTTCGACGAGGCCTACTGGCGCTCGGTCATCAACTTCGACTCCCTGATCGAGCACGGCATGGTCAAGGCGTCGGACATGGACCTGTTCGCCTTCGCCGACGACGCCGAGGCGGTCTGGGCCAAGCTGCTGGAAGGCGGACTGAAGCCGGGCCACGACATCAAATAG
- the rpoZ gene encoding DNA-directed RNA polymerase subunit omega: MARVTVEDCIEKVPNRFGLVLLAGHRARNIANGAPLTLDRDNDKNPVVALRELAEDTITPDELRENIITTLQRVDERTEAEDEAEVVALLAEPQHMNMAEAELIRALQSDRDGGQEERY, encoded by the coding sequence ATGGCCCGCGTCACTGTCGAAGACTGCATCGAGAAGGTGCCGAACCGTTTCGGCCTGGTCCTGCTGGCCGGTCACCGCGCCCGCAACATCGCCAACGGCGCGCCGCTGACCCTGGATCGCGACAACGACAAGAACCCGGTCGTCGCCCTGCGCGAACTGGCCGAGGACACCATCACCCCCGACGAGCTGCGCGAGAACATCATCACCACCCTGCAGCGGGTCGATGAGCGCACCGAGGCCGAGGACGAAGCCGAAGTCGTCGCCCTGCTGGCCGAGCCGCAGCACATGAACATGGCCGAGGCCGAACTGATCCGCGCGCTGCAGAGCGACCGCGACGGGGGCCAGGAGGAACGCTACTGA
- the folK gene encoding 2-amino-4-hydroxy-6-hydroxymethyldihydropteridine diphosphokinase has product MVEKMKVPTDIPEGDPDLDAAVIVALGCNDKGCWSSCVEALEAALARFRAEGVDILARSSWWTSQAWPDPTDPPFLNGVALVSTAHDAPTLMRTLGRIEDLFGRVRTARNAPRTLDLDLIAYGRLSGDLDGLILPHPRAADRLFVMGPLAEIAPDWTHPVCGRRARDLAAQAEVGRDARPLARV; this is encoded by the coding sequence ATGGTCGAGAAAATGAAGGTCCCGACCGACATTCCGGAAGGCGATCCCGATCTGGACGCCGCAGTCATCGTCGCCTTGGGCTGCAATGACAAGGGCTGCTGGTCGTCCTGCGTCGAGGCGCTGGAGGCGGCGCTGGCGCGCTTTCGGGCCGAGGGAGTGGACATTCTGGCCCGTTCGTCATGGTGGACGTCCCAGGCCTGGCCCGATCCGACCGATCCGCCCTTCCTCAACGGCGTGGCGCTGGTCAGCACCGCGCACGACGCCCCGACCCTGATGCGGACCCTGGGCCGGATCGAGGACCTGTTCGGTCGGGTGCGGACGGCGCGCAATGCCCCGCGAACCCTGGATCTGGACCTGATCGCCTATGGTCGGCTGAGCGGCGACCTGGACGGATTGATCCTGCCCCACCCGCGCGCCGCCGACCGGCTGTTCGTCATGGGGCCCCTGGCCGAGATCGCGCCGGACTGGACGCATCCCGTCTGCGGCCGACGCGCGCGGGACCTGGCGGCGCAGGCCGAGGTGGGCCGCGACGCCCGTCCGCTGGCCAGGGTGTGA
- a CDS encoding NYN domain-containing protein, whose protein sequence is MTDHPDDRIALFIDGANLYSAARALNCDLDFKKLSAWFVGERRLVRAYYYTAVVEGEEFSPVRPLVDWLDYNGFTVVTKPVKRFTDAQGHSRTKGNMDIEIAVDMLELAPRLDQAVLFSGDGDFRRLVQAMQAKGVRVTVVSTVKSQPPQISDDLRRQADAFIDLADIMTQVGKPKAPMNQGVARTLDRSDRA, encoded by the coding sequence ATGACCGACCACCCCGACGATCGCATCGCCTTGTTCATCGACGGCGCCAACCTCTACTCTGCGGCGCGCGCCCTGAACTGCGACCTCGACTTCAAGAAGCTATCGGCCTGGTTCGTCGGCGAGCGCCGACTGGTGCGCGCCTATTATTACACGGCCGTGGTCGAGGGCGAAGAATTCTCGCCCGTGCGGCCGCTGGTCGACTGGCTCGACTACAACGGCTTCACCGTCGTGACCAAGCCGGTCAAGCGCTTCACCGACGCCCAGGGCCACAGCCGCACCAAGGGCAACATGGACATCGAGATCGCCGTCGACATGCTGGAGCTGGCGCCGCGCCTGGACCAGGCAGTGCTGTTCTCGGGCGACGGCGACTTCCGCCGCCTGGTCCAGGCCATGCAGGCCAAGGGGGTGCGCGTCACCGTCGTCTCGACGGTCAAAAGCCAGCCGCCCCAGATCTCCGACGACCTGCGCCGCCAGGCCGACGCCTTCATCGACCTGGCCGACATCATGACCCAGGTCGGCAAGCCCAAGGCTCCGATGAACCAGGGCGTGGCGCGTACCCTGGATCGGAGCGACCGCGCGTGA
- a CDS encoding uracil-DNA glycosylase, with product MSRTLNPEPPRDCPLCPRLVAYRAENARQNPDWWNGPAPSFGDPNARLLVAGLAPGRTGANRTGRPFTGDHAGWLLYDTLRKTGFATGGYDPNGDDDLRLVDCMITNAVRCAPPQNKPTATEENTCRPFLVDRLAALPRLKVIVTLGDVSRRSILRTLGYPATAMPAGHGIEGKVGPYTLINSYHCSRLNTNTGRLTAEMFEDIFKRAKAALEE from the coding sequence GTGAGCCGCACGCTGAACCCCGAGCCGCCGCGCGACTGCCCCCTGTGTCCGCGTCTGGTCGCCTATCGCGCCGAGAACGCGCGCCAGAACCCCGACTGGTGGAACGGCCCAGCCCCCTCCTTCGGCGATCCGAACGCGCGCCTTCTGGTCGCCGGCCTGGCGCCGGGCCGCACCGGCGCCAACCGGACGGGGCGTCCCTTCACCGGCGACCACGCGGGCTGGCTGCTCTACGACACCCTGCGCAAGACCGGCTTCGCGACGGGCGGCTATGATCCGAACGGCGACGACGACCTGAGGCTGGTCGACTGCATGATCACCAACGCCGTGCGCTGCGCTCCGCCGCAGAACAAGCCGACGGCGACGGAAGAGAACACCTGCCGTCCCTTTCTGGTCGACCGCCTGGCCGCCCTGCCCCGGCTCAAGGTAATCGTCACACTGGGCGACGTGTCCCGGCGCAGCATCCTGAGGACCCTGGGCTATCCGGCCACGGCCATGCCGGCGGGTCACGGCATTGAGGGCAAGGTCGGTCCCTATACGCTGATCAACAGCTATCACTGCTCGCGGCTGAACACGAACACGGGCCGACTGACGGCCGAGATGTTCGAGGACATCTTCAAGCGCGCGAAAGCGGCGCTGGAGGAGTAG
- a CDS encoding N-acetylmuramoyl-L-alanine amidase family protein: MLGRWRNNLGRWGVREWAMTGLALVVICVVVFTAGRGLAFGSDGEIVRLRFGGDAQRTRVVLDLGRSTRGQVVEDGSAGRVILSLEGVSPMRGLEGSGSGLVRGYEVSAAAGASRVRLDLARGAEIERRFLLPPGDGVDYYRYVIDLKATGAAATTPVAPPRREPARAEKPLIVIDAGHGGRDPGAQGEHAQEKAVTLAAARELKTALERTGRYRVRLTRDGDVYVVHGRRVQIARDAGADLFISLHADAGSDPALRGASVYTLSEQGAGRAVREFTKGDDWQRDLRLPGRDPSVDRILLDMTQRATQNRSAQFARVLLTHLEGADHPLLRRSHRDAGLAVLLAPDVPAILLEMGFITNPEDEQLLTDERARRRLMRSVAEGIDRYFRQPAAPVMIAGEVAGG, from the coding sequence ATGTTGGGTCGGTGGCGTAACAATCTGGGCCGTTGGGGCGTGCGCGAATGGGCGATGACGGGCCTGGCCCTCGTCGTCATCTGCGTCGTCGTGTTCACGGCGGGCCGGGGCCTGGCCTTCGGCTCCGACGGGGAGATCGTGCGTCTGCGTTTCGGCGGCGACGCCCAGCGCACCCGCGTGGTCCTGGACCTGGGGCGGTCGACCCGGGGGCAGGTGGTCGAGGACGGCTCGGCAGGGCGGGTGATCCTGTCCCTGGAAGGCGTCAGTCCCATGCGGGGCCTGGAAGGGTCCGGCTCGGGCCTGGTGCGCGGCTATGAGGTCAGCGCCGCGGCCGGGGCGTCGCGCGTGCGGCTGGACCTGGCGCGCGGGGCCGAGATCGAGCGCCGCTTCCTGCTGCCGCCGGGCGACGGGGTGGACTACTATCGCTACGTCATCGACCTGAAGGCCACGGGCGCCGCCGCGACCACGCCGGTCGCGCCGCCGCGCCGCGAGCCGGCGCGGGCGGAAAAGCCCCTGATCGTCATCGACGCCGGCCACGGCGGCCGCGATCCCGGCGCCCAAGGTGAGCACGCCCAGGAAAAGGCCGTCACCCTGGCCGCCGCCCGCGAGCTGAAGACGGCGCTGGAGCGCACCGGCCGCTATCGCGTGCGCCTGACGCGCGACGGCGACGTCTATGTGGTCCATGGCCGCCGGGTGCAGATCGCCCGGGACGCCGGGGCCGACCTGTTCATCTCCCTGCACGCCGACGCGGGATCGGACCCGGCCCTGCGCGGGGCCAGCGTCTACACCCTGTCGGAGCAGGGTGCGGGCCGCGCCGTGCGCGAGTTCACCAAGGGCGATGATTGGCAGCGCGACCTGCGCCTGCCGGGGCGCGACCCGTCGGTTGACCGCATCCTGCTGGACATGACCCAGCGCGCCACCCAGAACCGCTCGGCCCAGTTCGCCCGGGTGCTGCTGACACATCTGGAAGGCGCCGACCACCCGCTGCTGCGCCGCAGCCACCGCGACGCCGGTCTGGCCGTGCTGCTGGCGCCGGACGTGCCCGCCATCCTGCTGGAGATGGGCTTCATCACCAACCCGGAAGACGAACAGTTGCTGACCGACGAGCGGGCGCGGCGCCGCCTGATGCGCTCGGTCGCCGAGGGCATCGACCGCTATTTCCGCCAACCCGCCGCGCCGGTCATGATCGCGGGCGAGGTGGCTGGGGGCTGA